ATATTGAACGGACCCTTGCCATCCTTGAGGCCGAGGCCGTCAACGATGGAGTTGGCCTGCAGAACACCGACCTGGAAGTTGTCGAAGGTGGCGTAGTAGTCGACGTTGGCCGAGTCGCGGATCAGGCGGTCATAAGCGATGACCTTGATGCCGGCATCGTGTGCCTTCTGGAGAACGTCGGAAAGCGTCGTGCCGTCGATCGAAGCGATGACGAGGACCTTGACGCCCTTGGTCACCATGTTTTCGATCTGCGACAGCTGGTTCGGAATGTCGTCGTCGCCGTACTGCAGGTCGGTGCCGTAACCGGCAGCCTGCAGCTGCTTGACGATATTGTTGCCGTCGTCGATCCAGCGAGCCGAAGCCTTGGTCGGCATGGCAATGCCGACGGTGCCCTTGTCCGCGGCCATCGCCGGTGCAACGAACGAAGCGACGCCGAAGGCAGCCGCAGCCATCAATGAGATAATGGATTTCATTTCTCTCTCCCTTGTTAATAGAGCAGCGGACGAAAAATCGCCCGCCCCGAAACTGTGGCAGGTTCCGTATTGGATAGTTACTTCAGATGGTGAGAAACGAAGTAGGTCTCCTCCACGATCTCACACGTGTTGAGTGCCAACCAGCACACGGCGGCAAACTGGTATGGATTCCTATAACTGTCAAATAGAATAAGTGGTAATGTGCATAACAATTTTGGTATATCGTTAAAAAGTATTACTTTTGATGGAGCGCAGTGGGGAGGCTGCAACCATGACGATTGTTTCAGAGCCCGTTTTGATGGATCACGTCGATATCCACAGCGACAATTTTGGCGACGACAGCTTTCTCCGCTCGGGACTTAAGCTGAATCACCTGCGCATTATCGTCGCAATCGAAGATAGTGGACAGATTTCCGCAGCCGCAGAAGTTCTCAACATCTCACAGCCCGCCGCATCGCGCATGCTGTCGGAAATGGAGGCGATTACCAAGACATCGCTCTATGAACGCGTCGCCCGCGGCGTGGTGCTGACGACCTTCGGCGCCGCCCTTGCCAGACGCGCCCGCAAGATCCTTCTGGAGCTGCGCGAGGCGAGCCGCGAGATCGGCGAATTGAAGAGCGGCAAGGGCGGCTCGGTGTTCATCGGCGCGGTGACGGCGCCGGCCATGAGCCTCGTCGTGCCGGCGATCAACAGGGTGCGCAAGGCCTATCCCGGCATCGAGATCAACATCCAGGTGGAGACGAGCAACGTGCTCGCCCGCGAGCTGCTTGCTGCCCGCCACGACTTCATCATCGGCCGCATTCCCGACGACCTCAACCCGCGCCTGTTCGAGGTGAAAGAGATCGGCATCGAACGGGCCTGCCTGATCGTGCGCAATCGCCATCCGCTCCTCAAAAGAAAGAAGACAAGCAGTCTTTCCGACGTCAGGGATTACGACTGGGTGTTCCAGCCGCCGGGCACGCTGCTGCGCCGCACGATCGAAGACATCTTCCTATCGCGCGGCGTGGCGCTGCCGGAGAACATCGTCAACACTTCCTCGCTGCTGCTCACCTGCGCCATCGTCTGCGAAACCGATGCGATCGCCCCCGTCGCCGTCGACGTCGCCCATTTCCTCGCCAGCCAAGGCGCCAAGGCATCCGATGTGCGCATGCTGCCGATCGATTTCGACATCAACGTCAAGCCCTACAGCCTGATCACGGCGAGAGAACGGGCGCTGCCGCCGAGCGCCAAGCTGCTCTACGACATCATCCTCGAGGAAAGCCGCACGCAGGGCGGCTAGCGAACGACGCCGAAAAAGTGCCCGCGGTTCTCGGAAGACAATCATGCTCCACCGATCTAACCGGCAAGCCCTGCGCCATCTTGTCAGGATCTAATGTCTTCGAGAGGAAGGCGCATGCTGTTCGGACAATCGGTATTTCAATCAGTGCTCGAGCGGCTGAAGGCCGAGGAAGAACCGGCCGAAGAGACGCAAGCGCCGGCTGCCCACCGCGTATCCGGGCTTGCCACCGGCCTCGCATTCGATGTCATGGCAGGCATCTCGGTCGCCTCGCAGCGGATCGGCGAAGCTTATTTCGACAATCTGGGCAGCGAGCCTGCGGCCGAAGAGTCTTCCCCGCCGGAACCTATCATGCCGGACCATCTCGCCCGCATTGCTCCGGAAGAGATCGCCGCCGAACTGGCGATCGCTGCCGCCGATACCCAACAGACGCTGAACGAGAAGCGGCGCGCCTTTGCCAGGGCCAATCATCCTGACGGCGTCGCTGAGCCTTTTCGCGACAATGCCAACCGGCGCATGATGATCGCCAATCTGCTGATTGACGAGGCGATGCGCCGCCTGCCGCAAAGCTGAATCTCGAGCGCGGGAAAACGCTCCGAGGCTATGCCGCAAACCGGCTCGGTCAGCGCATGCTATATGTGCCGTTTTCCAGCCATTCAACCGCTCCCTGAGGTACTCAGTTCGATTCTTTCGCGTTGCGGTAGCAGATAAACCTCCCGCTTTTTGGTATCCGACATAGCGTATTTCGGGACCCCCTAATCCATGCCTACCTCCTTTTCAGTAGGGCACCGCGCTAACTGGCGAAATTGAATGCGACACAACACATTGTAGCATCGAGCGGTTGAAATGTTTTCAGGAGATCGCCCACATGTCATCTACGGAAGATCCGAAACAGCCACGCAACACTGCGCGCAGACATTTTCTAGGCGTAGCCGCAGCCGCCGGTGCTCGCCTCGCCGGCGTGGCAGCCATGGCCACGGCAATTTCCACCTCTCCGGCCAAAGCGATGGGTCGCCGTTGGGGACGTGGCGGCTCCGGTGGACACGGAGGCTCTGGCGGGAGCGGTGGCTCAGGCGGAGGCCATGGCGGCAGCGGTCCAAATTGCTTCCTGCGGGGAACGGCAATCCTCACGGATGGCGGTGAGAAGCCCGTCGAGGACCTCAGCATCGGCGACCGCGTTGCTCTCCCTGACGGCAGCACCCGTGCGGTAAAGTGGGTCGGCCGCCAAAGCTTCAAGAAGAGCGGCGTACGCTGGCAAAAAGACGTCGTGCCGATCCGGGTTTGCCGCCACGCACTGGACGGGCACACACCCCATTCGGATCTCTATCTGTCGCCTGGCCATGCGCTGTACCTGAACGGCATTCTGATCCAGGTGAAGGAGCTCGTGAACGGCACGACGATCGCATCAGTCGATCCCGCCGCCGATGGATCGATCGACTACTATGCCGTCATGCTCGACACGCACGAGGCTATCCTTGCCGAAGGCGCTGCGGCCGAGTCCTTCCATCTGAAGAACAGCAATCACGAGAACTTCTGCAATTTTGCAGAGTACCAGCGTCTTTATGGCGAGGAACGTATCGCGATGACACCCTTTGCGCCGCTGCTCGGAGGTGGCTGGTCACATTTGAAAGCGCTTCTGATGCTTGGAGTCTCACCGCTGGTAACGATGCGCAATCCATTCCGTGATGCCTGCGAAAAGATTGACGCGCAAGCTAGGGAATTGGCACTCTGACAGGACGGGAATGCGCGTAAACCGGGCTCGCTGCACGCGAAGCCGTGCGCCGGCTTTGCGATAAAATCGAACAAAGATGTCAAGCGCGGCGCGCATCGGAAAGAGCGCGGCGCGCTTCGATTGTTCGGCTGCGACCAAGCGGATGATGCTCGCCGACCTCCTGATAGACGAAGCGCTGCGGCGAATCGCCCGCTTCTATTCCGCCTGCCCGTCTTTCGAAGGCTTTTCAGCGGATGTCTCAGCGGTCTCGTCCTCTCCCTCGGCATCAGGCTGCACAACCGGCTCGGCCGACTGCGGCTTGAAGGTCCAGAACAGCATATAGAAGGCATAAGCGCCGGCCGCAGCGGAGATCACCGCCCAGAAGGGATCGCCCCCGATAATCTCGATCGCGGCCCAGCCGAAGCAGACGGCAACGATGCCAACACGCACCCAGAGGCGCTGATATGCCGGATGGTTCGGATCGATCAGTTGCATGTCTTTCCCCGCGGTCGCATTTTGTCGCACTGTCCTTTAGTTTGAATCTTGCAAATGTGAAAGAGTCGTGGGCTTGACGCGACGCGCAGATGGTGGAATGAAAATTCCAGATTTTTGGCAATTCGGTTTATTTGTTCCGAATTCAAGGGAGATGGAAATGACTGTAAGATTTGGTCTTCTCGGCGCCGGCCGCATCGGCAAGGTTCACGCCAAGGCCGTCAGCGGCGATGCCAATGCGACGCTGGTTGCGGTCGCCGACGCCTTTCCGCAGCCCGCCGAGGCGATCGCTTCGGCCTATGGCTGCGAGGTTCGCACCATCGAGGCAATCGAGGCCGCCAAGGATATCGACGCCATCGTCATCTGCACGCCGACGGACACCCATGCCGATCTGATCGAGCGCTTCGCCCGCGCCGGCAAGGCGATCTTCTGCGAAAAGCCGATCGACCTCGACGTCGCCCGCGTCAAGAGCTGCATCAAGGTGGTGGAAGAAACCGGCGCCAAGCTGATGGTCGGCTTCAACCGCCGCTTTGACCCGCATTTCATGGCTGTCCGCAAGGTGATCGACGACGGCAAGATCGGCGATGTCGAGATGGTGACGATCACCTCGCGCGATCCCGGCGCCCCACCGGTCGATTACATCAAGCGTTCGGGCGGCATCTTCCGCGACATGACGATCCACGATTTCGACATGGCCCGCTTCCTGCTCGGCGAAGAGCCGGTCTCGGTGCTGGCGACCGCTGCGGTGCTGGTCGACAAGGCGATCGGCGAGGCCGGCGATTACGACAGCGTCTCGGTCATCCTGCAGACCGCCTCGGGCAAGCAGGCCGTCATCTCCAACTCCCGCCGCGCCACCTATGGCTACGACCAGCGCATCGAAGTGCACGGTTCCAAGGGCATGGCGACAGCGGAAAACCAGCGCCCGGTCTCGATCGAGGTGGCGAACGGCGACGGCTATACCCGCCCGCCGCTGCATGATTTCTTCATGACCCGCTACACCGAAGCCTATGCCAACGAGATCGCCGCCTTCATTGCCGCGATCGAAAAGGGCACGAAGATCTCGCCGTCGGGCGCGGACGGTCTCGCAGCGCTGGCGCTCGCAGACGCCGCCGTCCAGTCGGTCAAGGAAGGCAAGCTGATCAAGATCGGCTGACGGTCCTCTCCCGACCGGAAGTCGTGCATGAGATGGCCGGGCAGACGCCCGGCCGTTTTGCGTTTGATGGCAAAGCGTATTGAAGATCCCTCCCCGACCCCTCCCCACAAGGGGGAGGGACTAACGCGCGGCGGCCGACTGCGGCAAGCGCCAAGCTTTCTGCGGATGAAACCGTGAAAAGGAAACCAACGGGCGCAGCAACTTAGA
This DNA window, taken from Rhizobium etli CFN 42, encodes the following:
- a CDS encoding LysR family transcriptional regulator yields the protein MTIVSEPVLMDHVDIHSDNFGDDSFLRSGLKLNHLRIIVAIEDSGQISAAAEVLNISQPAASRMLSEMEAITKTSLYERVARGVVLTTFGAALARRARKILLELREASREIGELKSGKGGSVFIGAVTAPAMSLVVPAINRVRKAYPGIEINIQVETSNVLARELLAARHDFIIGRIPDDLNPRLFEVKEIGIERACLIVRNRHPLLKRKKTSSLSDVRDYDWVFQPPGTLLRRTIEDIFLSRGVALPENIVNTSSLLLTCAIVCETDAIAPVAVDVAHFLASQGAKASDVRMLPIDFDINVKPYSLITARERALPPSAKLLYDIILEESRTQGG
- a CDS encoding Hint domain-containing protein, with amino-acid sequence MSSTEDPKQPRNTARRHFLGVAAAAGARLAGVAAMATAISTSPAKAMGRRWGRGGSGGHGGSGGSGGSGGGHGGSGPNCFLRGTAILTDGGEKPVEDLSIGDRVALPDGSTRAVKWVGRQSFKKSGVRWQKDVVPIRVCRHALDGHTPHSDLYLSPGHALYLNGILIQVKELVNGTTIASVDPAADGSIDYYAVMLDTHEAILAEGAAAESFHLKNSNHENFCNFAEYQRLYGEERIAMTPFAPLLGGGWSHLKALLMLGVSPLVTMRNPFRDACEKIDAQARELAL
- the iolG gene encoding inositol 2-dehydrogenase yields the protein MTVRFGLLGAGRIGKVHAKAVSGDANATLVAVADAFPQPAEAIASAYGCEVRTIEAIEAAKDIDAIVICTPTDTHADLIERFARAGKAIFCEKPIDLDVARVKSCIKVVEETGAKLMVGFNRRFDPHFMAVRKVIDDGKIGDVEMVTITSRDPGAPPVDYIKRSGGIFRDMTIHDFDMARFLLGEEPVSVLATAAVLVDKAIGEAGDYDSVSVILQTASGKQAVISNSRRATYGYDQRIEVHGSKGMATAENQRPVSIEVANGDGYTRPPLHDFFMTRYTEAYANEIAAFIAAIEKGTKISPSGADGLAALALADAAVQSVKEGKLIKIG